From the Streptomyces pluripotens genome, one window contains:
- a CDS encoding IS5 family transposase, with translation MTDAEWARVLPLLPVPGWMRGRGGRPEAYCHRVMLDAIRYLVDNGIKWRAMPADFPPWDRIYAFFRRWRDHALVKEFHDRLRARVREELGRDAQPTAGVIDSQSVKADAVVGADSRGFDGGKLVNGRKRHVVVDTLGLLLGVMVTAADVGDRTAAQVLLGQVADAHHRLELLWADGGYTGSLVEHCLATFALVLAIVKRSDDQKGFVVLPKRWIVERLFAHLMRSRRLVRDFERRTTSAEAMVYWSMTGLMTRRLARSRLPRG, from the coding sequence ATGACGGACGCGGAGTGGGCCAGGGTCCTGCCGCTGCTGCCGGTGCCGGGCTGGATGCGCGGCCGGGGCGGCCGGCCGGAGGCGTATTGCCACCGGGTCATGCTCGATGCGATCCGGTATCTCGTGGACAACGGGATCAAGTGGCGGGCGATGCCTGCCGACTTCCCGCCGTGGGACCGCATCTACGCATTCTTCCGCCGCTGGCGTGACCACGCCCTGGTCAAGGAGTTCCACGACCGGTTGCGCGCGAGAGTCCGCGAGGAGCTGGGGCGGGACGCGCAGCCGACGGCCGGGGTGATCGACTCGCAGTCCGTCAAGGCGGACGCCGTCGTCGGCGCGGACAGCCGGGGCTTCGACGGTGGCAAGCTCGTCAACGGCCGCAAGCGGCATGTCGTGGTCGACACCCTCGGCCTGCTGCTGGGCGTGATGGTCACCGCCGCGGATGTCGGCGACCGCACCGCTGCCCAGGTGCTGCTCGGGCAGGTCGCCGACGCCCACCACCGGCTGGAACTGCTCTGGGCTGATGGCGGCTACACCGGCAGCCTCGTCGAGCACTGCCTGGCCACGTTCGCCCTGGTCCTGGCGATCGTCAAACGCAGCGACGACCAGAAGGGGTTCGTGGTGCTGCCCAAGCGGTGGATCGTCGAGCGCCTCTTCGCCCACCTGATGCGAAGCCGCCGCCTGGTGCGCGACTTCGAGCGCCGCACCACCAGCGCGGAGGC